The proteins below are encoded in one region of Amycolatopsis acidiphila:
- a CDS encoding winged helix-turn-helix transcriptional regulator codes for MSERALTCREILDLLANKWSALVIGALEDGPHRFGELQRRLQGVSPKVFTQTLRRLEDHGFVDRTVYPEVPLHVEYALTEPGCGVSEPLGALRSWVESNLDRLRLV; via the coding sequence GTGTCCGAAAGGGCACTTACGTGCCGCGAGATCCTCGACCTGCTGGCGAACAAGTGGTCGGCGCTCGTGATCGGCGCACTGGAGGACGGCCCGCACCGCTTCGGCGAGTTGCAGCGCAGGCTGCAGGGCGTGAGCCCCAAGGTGTTCACCCAGACGCTGCGCCGGCTGGAGGACCACGGTTTCGTGGACCGCACGGTCTACCCCGAGGTGCCCCTGCACGTCGAGTACGCGTTGACCGAGCCCGGGTGCGGCGTCAGCGAGCCACTGGGCGCGCTGCGGTCCTGGGTCGAGTCGAACCTGGACAGGCTCCGCCTCGTCTGA
- a CDS encoding winged helix-turn-helix transcriptional regulator, translated as MGRWVLMAVRGRELRFFELRGSIEGISEKMLSQTLRTLVRDGLVWRRVEHSTPPRVSYGLTPLGQGTSGPLAELFEVIRGHAYDIQATQAAFDAS; from the coding sequence GTGGGGCGTTGGGTGCTGATGGCGGTGCGGGGCAGGGAGCTGCGGTTCTTCGAGCTGCGCGGAAGCATCGAAGGGATCAGCGAGAAGATGCTGTCGCAGACGCTGCGGACCCTGGTGCGCGACGGCCTCGTGTGGCGGCGGGTCGAGCACTCGACGCCGCCGCGGGTGAGCTACGGGCTGACGCCGCTGGGCCAGGGAACGAGCGGTCCGCTGGCTGAGCTGTTCGAGGTCATCCGGGGCCACGCTTACGACATCCAGGCGACCCAGGCGGCTTTCGACGCTTCGTGA
- a CDS encoding NAD-dependent protein deacetylase translates to MRTKPTLTWTPTGEPAPRTTDLSEVVHAVGQGGVVVLSGAGLSTESGIPDYRGAEGSLRRHTPMTYQEFVGSEEGRRRYWARSHLGWRNIARARPNAGHRAVAALQAAGHLSGVITQNVDGLHQSAGAREVVELHGSLDRVVCLDCRRMSAREFLDRRLRAANPAFAASSTQINPDGDVDLADDVVREFRLVSCVACGSGVLKPDVVFFGENVPAARVEQCYHAVDEASALLVLGSSLTVMSGLRFVRHAAKSGKPVLIVNKGRTRGDTHASVRVDLPLGQALTELTVRLGCPVA, encoded by the coding sequence GTGCGGACGAAACCGACCCTGACCTGGACACCTACCGGCGAGCCCGCGCCACGGACGACCGATCTGAGCGAGGTCGTGCACGCCGTCGGGCAGGGCGGCGTCGTGGTCCTGAGCGGGGCGGGCCTGTCCACCGAATCCGGCATCCCGGACTACCGCGGCGCCGAAGGCAGCCTGCGGCGGCACACGCCGATGACGTACCAGGAGTTCGTCGGCAGCGAGGAGGGCCGGCGCCGGTACTGGGCCCGCAGCCACCTCGGGTGGCGGAACATCGCGCGCGCCCGGCCGAACGCCGGGCACCGGGCGGTCGCCGCGTTGCAGGCGGCGGGCCACCTGTCCGGCGTGATCACGCAGAACGTCGACGGGCTGCACCAGTCGGCGGGTGCGCGCGAGGTGGTCGAGCTGCACGGCAGCCTGGACAGGGTGGTGTGCCTGGACTGCCGCCGGATGAGCGCCCGCGAGTTCCTCGACCGCCGGCTGCGCGCCGCGAACCCGGCGTTCGCCGCCTCGTCCACGCAGATCAACCCGGACGGCGACGTCGATCTGGCCGACGACGTCGTGCGCGAGTTCCGGCTGGTGTCCTGTGTCGCGTGCGGGTCCGGCGTGCTGAAGCCGGACGTGGTCTTCTTCGGCGAGAACGTGCCGGCGGCGCGGGTCGAGCAGTGCTACCACGCGGTCGACGAGGCGAGCGCACTGCTGGTCCTGGGCTCGTCGTTGACAGTCATGTCGGGCCTGCGCTTCGTCCGCCATGCGGCGAAGTCGGGAAAGCCGGTGCTGATCGTCAACAAGGGCCGGACCCGCGGCGACACGCATGCGTCCGTGCGGGTGGACCTGCCGCTCGGTCAGGCGCTGACCGAGCTGACCGTGCGGCTGGGCTGTCCGGTCGCCTAG
- a CDS encoding cytochrome P450 family protein, which produces MPKGFFQNPYETYDLLRTAGPVRRVSFVNWVDGWLVTRHADARRLLDDRRLLKNRAGVADLMPPHAAGAYASPLFDHMLNSDPPDHTRLRKLVTKAFTARAVARLRPRIEEIADALLDVVPAGETVDLLDGFAFPLPIIVICELLGVPAADRDQFRQWSRPLVAAASLAELAESTGGLSAYLRKLIAEKRAAPTQDVLSDLVHVSDDGDRLSPDELLNMAVLLLVAGFETTVNLIGNSVLALLRNPGQLKALRADPSLVPGAVEEFLRYEGPVHFATMRYTAEPVEAGGVEIPAGEFVLISLLAANRDPEKFPDPDRLDVTRPAAGHVAFGHGIHYCLGAPLARLEGAIALGRLLDRFGEIELAAEPADLRWRGSVLVHGLHRLPVRMS; this is translated from the coding sequence ATGCCCAAGGGGTTCTTCCAGAACCCGTACGAGACCTACGACCTGCTCCGCACGGCCGGTCCGGTCCGGCGCGTCTCCTTCGTGAACTGGGTCGACGGGTGGCTGGTCACCCGGCACGCCGACGCGCGGCGCCTGCTGGACGACCGGCGGCTGCTGAAGAACCGGGCCGGGGTGGCCGACCTGATGCCGCCGCACGCGGCCGGGGCGTACGCCTCGCCGCTGTTCGACCACATGCTCAACTCCGACCCGCCCGACCACACCCGGCTGCGCAAGCTGGTGACCAAGGCGTTCACCGCACGGGCGGTGGCGCGGCTGCGGCCGCGGATCGAGGAGATCGCCGACGCGCTCCTCGACGTCGTCCCGGCGGGCGAGACGGTCGATCTGCTGGACGGGTTCGCGTTCCCGTTGCCGATCATCGTCATCTGCGAGCTGCTCGGCGTGCCCGCGGCCGACCGCGACCAGTTCCGCCAGTGGTCGCGGCCGCTGGTCGCCGCGGCCTCGCTCGCGGAACTGGCCGAGTCGACCGGCGGACTGAGCGCGTACCTGCGGAAGCTGATCGCCGAGAAGCGGGCCGCGCCGACGCAGGACGTGCTGTCGGACCTGGTGCACGTGTCCGACGACGGCGACCGGCTCTCGCCGGACGAGCTGCTCAACATGGCGGTGCTGTTGCTGGTGGCCGGGTTCGAGACCACGGTCAACCTGATCGGCAACAGCGTGCTCGCGCTGCTGCGCAATCCCGGTCAGCTCAAGGCGCTGCGGGCCGACCCGTCGCTGGTTCCCGGCGCGGTCGAGGAGTTCCTGCGGTACGAGGGACCGGTGCACTTCGCGACGATGCGCTACACCGCCGAACCGGTCGAGGCCGGCGGCGTCGAGATCCCGGCGGGCGAGTTCGTGCTGATCTCGCTGCTGGCCGCCAACCGCGACCCGGAGAAGTTCCCCGACCCCGACCGGCTGGACGTCACCCGCCCCGCGGCCGGGCACGTCGCGTTCGGGCACGGCATCCACTACTGCCTCGGCGCCCCGCTGGCCCGGCTGGAGGGCGCGATCGCGCTCGGCCGCCTGCTCGACCGGTTCGGCGAGATCGAGCTCGCGGCCGAGCCCGCGGACCTGCGCTGGCGGGGAAGCGTGCTCGTGCACGGGCTGCACCGGCTGCCGGTGCGGATGTCCTGA